One segment of Purpureocillium takamizusanense chromosome 7, complete sequence DNA contains the following:
- a CDS encoding uncharacterized protein (COG:S~EggNog:ENOG503NWBE): MAFQTSVLRDGEWVTETVNFHAALQQASAAASGSGPTPEAQPQAPICGILSKTVVESPIVHWVLPVRLRSKAYNDIAFIGDRFVQINELRSDGQLHQVARKSDFGARIRSAAVLGDPLGYGLDDEASDALVKAEDSDTAMPDASEPPTARDDVLPPKLLVLALDTGDIVFLFLKKTPDSTLEFVVSKYKTPRKISFLGFHLAVDPSSRYMAASSPDGILVMYEVYNMSTLNAQYRSTGAFTPVKSVRLRAIHGVIHKLEFLYPRPADDYHVILILIVIREERKHAEPVTRMITYEWEVGDSLKEVFAEEKMGNRLPKEHKMPLLLIPLRFNNAFFTVSSKFVGIVKDCLSGSPVFESLHTDPPSRTDLHQGSAAPLWTAWSRPFRRRGYFERTDIIYLAREDGAIIHIEIEANDLVPSVTNVGCLNSNINTAFATAYDVFSDILIIGGDSGPGGVWKLAPRSELEQVSTLPNWSPIVDIAANTPRPALDSTTNASEEGRQSNSQKPMPRPETLFTASGRGLKGSITQWRWGVQGRIGLDIETGEPIRQSWAFALKSQGRRGLSALLSLPHSSAVLSFSEDFNQVTPFTADDTPFDVTCRTLAAWESPTGTIVQVTEGFITLINGQERSQLSFGFTLGQEGFAADNASITDDTVVVSSHGREGSQLHTFSMTGASITRSHSWTVEGEVTCVSLVKASNNVFVIAGSFLGGASRISVYSSDGTLAASEELKRSSGDGPHFEPLTSICVANQDPGGVHIVAGTRCGHLLRASISSSGPERVVWAAETIGVAPVEVFPCSGPFDGTAAALMCCDNNLAILMGFSARTGTFRKKHFIWLTDANDSSMLPPAVHSVASLSWNLSGYPGHMSLMIQAGSRLLLAEIWPNIGPVPRSILVGGTPTRIIYSHTWNCLVVALLQGDRPTLAFVDPDSGETLSVPSDKDHNPSDFISGLGYPGDRVYGLYEWLYVKDGRTFAFILVATKEGRLLIVSVNRIKARVGDSQVKRLHYWTRYKKLLGEPIYSITGDDLGIIYCVDKVVHWEVLDLAEKKLRPMGAYRLDSPATSLQVAQGHIFALTTLHSLEVIDYRVSGTGDMTLIHSDRITRRTTHMIEAGPSAGRPGSWTVTLLSDQRGGIAGIWVPWHQRHKEFEVVFEGLLPTAVRRFVALRGRPLWLANGREALYGTVPSSSRGADMVGVSLDGSLQHFTMVGFDLWRFLFLIQNMARRSPRVCSVATTPAPSDSGQDGVHEAMEATSGWQDEQDASLHPGLMHIDGDILERCLQGKALEGLVRDEGRFRLFCQYLDRLEAGRHTESFQGESMGEEETRSKYLELAYDILAYLLDAVI, from the exons GATCGTTTCGTACAAATCAATGAGCTCCGCAGCGATGGACAACTGCACCAAGTCGCCCGGAAAAGCGATTTTGGCGCAAGGATCCGCAGCGCTGCTGTACTCGGTGACCCTTTGGGATATggtctcgacgacgaggcctcCGATGCCCTAGTCAAGGCAGAGGACTCCGACACCGCCATGCCAGATGCTTCAGAACCACCAACCGCACGTGATGACGTACTTCCCCCGAAGCTTCTGGTATTAGCGCTTGACACAGGAGACATTGTCTTTCTTTTCCTCAAGAAGACCCCCGACTCTACTCTCGAGTTCGTGGTGTCAAAGTATAAGACGCCAAGAAAAATATCCTTCTTAGGCTTTCATCTTGCCGTGGACCCATCGTCTCGTTACATGGCTGCGTCGTCACCAGatggcatcctcgtcatGTATGAGGTCTATAACATGTCGACCCTCAACGCCCAGTATAGGTCGACCGGGGCATTTACCCCAGTCAAATCTGTCCGACTTCGGGCGATACACGGGGTCATACACAAGCTGGAGTTTCTGTACCCCCGACCCGCGGATGATTACCATGTCATTCTGATTCTAATAGTAATacgggaggagaggaagcACGCTGAGCCTGTGACCCGTATGATCACCTACGAGTGGGAGGTTGGCGACAGCCTTAAGGAGGTTTTCGCTGAGGAGAAGATGGGAAACAGACTGCCAAAAGAACACAAGATGCCGTTGCTCTTGATACCGCTTAGGTTCAACAATGCGTTCTTCACCGTCTCCTCGAAGTTTGTCGGCATTGTCAAGGATTGCCTCTCTGGATCCCCGGTGTTCGAGTCGTTGCACACTGACCCTCCAAGCCGGACGGACTTGCATCAGGGTTCCGCTGCACCATTGTGGACGGCATGGTCACGGCCATTTCGGCGAAGGGGCTACTTTGAGCGGACAGATATCATCTATCTTGCAAGGGAAGACGGCGCCATCATACACATTGAAATTGAGGCGAACGACCTCGTACCTTCGGTGACCAACGTGGGGTGCTTGAACTCTAACATCAACACGGCCTTTGCGACGGCCTACGATGTGTTCTCGGATATCCTGATCATTGGGGGAGACTCTGGGCCCGGAGGCGTGTGGAAG CTGGCGCCCCGATCTGAGCTTGAGCAAGTTAGCACGTTGCCAAATTGGTCACCCATTGTAGACATAGCTGCAAACACTCCTCGTCCGGCACTTGACAGCACTACGAATGCATCTGAGGAGGGACGACAGTCGAACTCTCAAAagccgatgccgaggccaGAGACCCTCTTCACAGCGTCAGGTCGCGGGCTGAAGGGAAGCATAACGCAATGGAGATGGGGGGTTCAGGGAAGGATTGGCCTTGATATTGAAACGGGCGAACCCATCAGACAGTCCTGGGCATTCGCGCTAAAGAGTCAGGGCCGACGCGGCTTGTCCGCTCTACTCTCCCTACCCCATTCATCTGCGGTACTTTCCTTCTCTGAGGACTTCAATCAGGTCACGCCCTTTACTGCTGACGATACCCCATTTGATGTCACTTGCCGCACGCTGGCTGCCTGGGAATCTCCGACAGGGACTATCGTCCAAGTCACGGAAGGCTTCATAACGCTGATAAACGGGCAGGAGAG ATCACAACTCTCGTTTGGCTTCACGCTCGGACAGGAGGGGTTCGCGGCTGACAATGCATCCATTACTGACGACACGGTGGTTGTTTCTTCGCACGGGCGTGAGGGGTCTCAGCTACATACGTTTTCAATGACAGGAGCAAGCATTACTCGAAGCCACTCGTGGACCGTCGAAGGAGAAGTCACATGCGTGTCGCTCGTCAAAGCCTCGAACAACGTGTTCGTGATTGCAGGGTCCTTTCTCGGCGGGGCATCTCGGATATCTGTGTACTCCTCGGATGGGACACTTGCCGCGTCCGAAGAACTTAAGCGAAGCTCAG GCGATGGTCCTCACTTTGAGCCTCTGACGAGCATTTGCGTCGCGAATCAGGACCCAGGTGGCGTCCACATAGTCGCAGGGACGAGATGCGGACACCTTCTGCGCGCCTCGATTTCTTCTTCGGGACCCGAGCGCGTCGTATGGGCGGCTGAGACAATTGGTGTGGCGCCGGTTGAAGTGTTCCCTTGTTCCGGCCCGTTTGACGGCACCGCTGCGGCGCTGATGTGCTGCGATAACAATCTGGCCATTTTGATGGGGTTTTCAGCAAGAACCGGAACGTTTCGCAAAAAGCATTTTATCTGGCTGACCGATGCCAATGATTCGTCTATGTTGCCGCCAGCCGTGCATTCCGTCGCTAGCCTTTCATGGAACCTCTCGGGCTATCCAGGGCACATGTCTCTCATGATTCAAGCGGGCTCCAGGTTGCTACTGGCGGAAATTTGGCCTAACATCGGACCAGTGCCCAGAAGCATACTTGTTGGAGGTACCCCGACCAGGATCATATACTCACACACGTGGAACTGCTTGGTagtggcgctgctgcaagGAGACCGGCCTACCCTCGCTTTTGTCGATCCAGACTCGGGTGAGACCCTGTCGGTGCCGTCAGATAAGGACCACAATCCGTCGGACTTTATTTCGGGGCTTGGCTATCCAGGTGACAGAGTTTATGGCCTGTACGAGTGGCTATATGTTAAGGACGGCAGGACATTTGCCTTTATCCTTGTTGCAACAAAAGAGGGGAGACTCCTCATTGTCTCTGTCAACAGAATAAAAGCTCGGGTGGGCGACAGCCAAGTCAAGCGGCTGCACTACTGGACGCGGTACAAGAAGCTTCTCGGGGAGCCGATCTACTCGATCACCGGTGATGATCTTGGGATCATCTATTGCGTCGACAAGGTTGTGCATTGGGAGGTGCTTGACttggcggagaagaagctgagGCCAATGGGTGCTTACCGGTTGGACTCACCTGCGACGTCTCTTCAAGTGGCTCAGGGCCACATTTTTGCCTTGACCACTCTCCATTCACTCGAGGTCATCGACTACAGGGTGAGCGGCACGGGAGACATGACGCTGATCCATTCTGATCGGATCACTCGGAGGACAACGCACATGATAGAGGCCGGTCCTTCAGCTGGTAGACCTGGCAGCTGGACGGTGACTTTACTCTCTGACCAAAGAGGCGGGATTGCCGGGATTTGGGTCCCCTGGCACCAACGCCACAAGGAGTTCGAAGTGGTCTTTGAAGGGCTGCTTCCGACGGCAGTGAGGCGATTTGTGGCTTTGCGAGGCAGACCCCTGTGGTTGGCAAATGGGCGCGAGGCTCTTTACGGCACGGtacccagcagcagccgcggaGCCGACATGGTTGGGGTTTCGCTGGACGGTTCTCTGCAGCACTTTACCATGGTCGGATTCGACCTGTGGCGCTTCCTTTTCTTGATTCAGAACATGGCACGGCGCAGCCCTCGGGTCTGTTCAGTGGCTACGAcaccggcgccgagcgaCTCGGGCCAGGACGGCGTGCATGAGGCGATGGAGGCCACCTCGGGCTGGCAGGATGAGCAGGACGCGAGCCTGCATCCAGGGCTCATGCACATAGATGGGGATATCCTTGAGCGCTGCCTCCAGGGGAAGGCCCTAGAAGGACTCGTGCGAGATGAAGGCAGATTTCGCCTGTTCTGTCAGTACCTGGACCGGTTGGAGGCCGGGCGCCACACAGAAAGCTTTCAGGGCGAGTCAATGGGAGAGGAGGAAACGCGAAGCAAATACTTGGAGCTGGCGTACGACATTCTGGCGTATTTGTTAGACGCGGTCATATAG
- the FUN12 gene encoding eukaryotic translation initiation factor 5B (COG:J~BUSCO:EOG092610ZY~EggNog:ENOG503NX6J), which yields MPPKKKGNKKGQDDWEAELGESIAPATAADGPAEDANGENDDDEAGGGGLMAMLRKNKEKRKKKGLPEEEFVQGEDPAAVDDAASKAPVEATVDDEFALPEKKGKAGKGKPAPKKAEPADEAQEGGKILTKAEKEKLKKEREKQRKKEQAAKKKTVAPANAPEPVKAAAPAKPSTEESAPAASAAADAGAKKKKVPAHLAMLQKQQEELRRQREEAERVAAETQARAEEEDRLAEEDLKRKEEQKALKKQKEKERIEQLKKEGKFLTKAQKEEKARNERKLQQMLAAGIKVGPQESADGEPKKKSYDNKKKRGKNEQKIDEEAALAEAAERARIEAEKALKEAEEKAAREKAEAEAKAAASKKAVESDIEDDWEAAAASDGDVKDSWDADSDEEAEKKELPSRPKGADDDDDDDDDDDDDESEEDSESDESEDEAVSAARQAEAQRKKEAAERREKAHQAALAARSKDNLRSPICCILGHVDTGKTKLLDKIRQTNVQEGEAGGITQQIGATYFPVDAIRQKTAVVNKDNKFEFKVPGLLIIDTPGHESFSNLRSRGSSLCNIAILVVDIMHGLEPQTLESMRLLRDRKTPFIVALNKIDRLYGWKKVDNNGFQESLALQNKAVHNEFKNRLEQTKVAFAEQGFNSELFYENKSMAKFVSLVPTSAHTGEGVPDMLKLIVQLTQERMVGSLMYLSEVQATVLEVKAIEGFGMTIDVILSNGVLREGDRIVLCGTEGAIKTNIRALLTPAPLRELRLKSAYVHNKEVKAALGVKISAPGLEGAIAGSRLMVVGPDDDEEDIEDEVESDLATLLSRVEKSGRGVSVQASTLGSLEALLDFLKDCKIPVANVGIGPVYKRDVMQCGIMLEKAPDYAVMLCFDVKVDKEAQAYAAEQGIKIFTADIIYHLFDSFTKHMDEMLEKKKEDSKMLAVFPCVLKPVAVFNKTDPIVIGVDVVEGQLKINTPIAAVKSNPVTGVKEIISIGRVTSIEREHKQIPVCKKGQPSVAVKIEMGGHQPMYGRQLEEADTLYSLISRASINCLKEFYRKDVSNDEWQLIIKLKPLFDIN from the exons ATGCCGCCTAAGAAGAAAGGCAATAAGAAGGGCCAGGATGACTGGGAGGCCGAGCTTGGCGAGTCCATCGCCCCCGCCACTGCTGCAGACGGCCCGGCCGAAGACGCCAACGGAGAgaacgatgacgacgaagccggagGCGGTGGCCTGATGGCCATGCTGCGAAAGAAcaaggagaagaggaagaagaagggcctGCCCGAGGAGGAATTTGTCCAAGGCGAGGAccccgcggccgtcgacgatgccgcgtcCAAGGCACCTGTCGAGGCAACCGTGGACGACGAATTTGCCCtgccggagaagaagggcaaggctGGCAAAGGAAAACCTGCGCCGAAGAAGGCCGAACCCGCCGATGAGGCCCAAGAGGGCGGCAAGATACTTACcaaggccgagaaggagaagctgaAGAAGGAGCGCGAGAAGCAGCGCAAGAAGGAACAG GCCGCAAAGAAGAAGACTGTAGCGCCCGCCAACGCTCCGGAGCCTGTCAAGGCGGCTGCCCCTGCCAAGCCGTCCACCGAGGAGTCGGCCCCAGCCgcctcagccgccgcggacgccggagccaagaagaagaaggtgcCCGCGCACCTTGCCATGCTCCAAAAGCAGCAAGAAgagctccgccgccagcgagagGAGGCTGAACGCGTCGCGGCTGAAACCCAGGCACgtgccgaggaagaggaccgcctggccgaggaggacctgaagcgcaaggaggagcagaAAGCCCTTAAGAAGCAAAAGGAGAAGGAGCGCATCGAGCAGCTTAAGAAGGAGGGCAAGTTCCTCACTAAGGCTCAGAAGGAGGAAAAGGCTCGCAACGAGAGGAAATTGCAGCAGATGCTTGCAGCCGGCATCAAAGTCGGCCCCCAAGAATCCGCCGACGGTGAGCCTAAGAAGAAGTCATACGACAATAAGAAGAAGAGAGGCAAGAACGAACAAAAG ATTGATGAAGAAGCTGCGTTGGCGGAAGCCGCAGAGCGTGCCCGTATCGAAGCCGAGAAGGCACTCaaagaggccgaggagaaggccGCGAGGgaaaaggccgaggccgaggccaaggctgccgccAGCAAGAAGGCCGTCGAGAGCGACATCGAGGATGACTGggaggccgcggccgcctccgacgGGGACGTCAAGGACAGCTGGGATgccgactcggacgaggaggcggagaagaaggagttGCCCTCAAGGCCGAAAGGAgcagacgatgacgatgacgacgacgacgacgacgacgacgacgagtctgAAGAAGATAGTGAATCGGACGAGTCTGAAGACGAGGCCGTTTCCGCGGCGCGACAGGCTGAAGCTCAGCGCAAAAAGGAGGCGGCCGAAAGGCGAGAGAAGGCCCACCAGGCTGCTCTGGCCGCTCGCTCAAAGGACAACCTCCGCTCCCCCATTTGCTGTATCTTGGGCCACGTCGATACGGGCAAGACGAAGCTTCTCGACAAGATCCGTCAGACCAATGTGCAGGAAGGCGAGGCCGGTGGTATCACGCAGCAGATTGGTGCCACCTACTTCCCAGTCGACGCCATCCGACAAAAGActgccgtcgtcaacaaGGACAACAAGTTCGAGTTCAAGGTGCCCggcctcctcatcatcgaTACTCCTGGTCACGAGTCCTTCTCCAACCTGCGATCCCGTGGCTCCTCGCTTTGCAACATCGCCATCCTGGTTGTCGACATCATGCACGGCCTTGAGCCCCAGACTCTGGAGTCGATGCGCCTGCTCCGCGACCGCAAGACGCCCTTTATCGTGGCGCTGAACAAGATTGACAGACTCTACGGTTGGAAGAAGGTAGACAACAACGGCTTCCAGGAGAGTCTGGCGCTGCAAAACAAGGCGGTGCACAACGAGTTCAAGAACCGACTGGAGCAAACCAAGGTTGCATTTGCCGAGCAGGGCTTCAACTCGGAGCTGTTTTACGAGAACAAGTCCATGGCCAAGTTTGTGTCTCTGGTGCCAACGTCGGCGCACACGGGAGAAGGTGTTCCAGACATGTTGAAGCTCATCGTCCAACTGACGCAGGAGCGCATGGTGGGCTCGCTCATGTACCTGTCGGAGGTGCAGGCAACTGTcctcgaggtcaaggccatcgaggGCTTTGGCATGACCATCGACGTCATCCTGTCCAACGGTGTCTTACGCGAAGGTGACAGGATAGTGCTGTGCGGAACGGAAGGTGCCATCAAAACCAACATCAGGGCGTTGCTCACGCCGGCTCCCCTGAGAGAATTGCGGCTGAAGTCGGCATACGTGCATAACAAGGAGGTCAAGGCTGCACTGGGTGTCAAGATCAGTGCCCCTGGCCTCGAAGGCGCCATTGCTGGTTCGAGGCTGATGGTCGTCGGccccgacgatgatgaggaagacATCGAGGATGAGGTCGAGTCTGACCTGGCTACCCTGCTGAGCCGCGTCGAAAAGTCCGGCCGCGGTGTCAGCGTGCAGGCGTCTACACTCGGCTCTCTGGAAGCTCTCCTCGACTTCCTCAAGGACTGCAAGATTCCCGTGGCCaacgtcggcatcggcccCGTCTACAAGAGAGATGTCATGCAGTGTGGCATCATGTTGGAGAAGGCCCCCGACTATGCAGTAATGCTGTGCTTCGACGTCAAGGTGGACAAGGAGGCGCAGGCATATGCTGCAGAGCAAGGCATCAAAATCTTCACTGCCGACATTATTTACCATCTCTTCGATTCCTTCACCAAGCACATGGACGAGAtgctggagaagaagaaggaggatTCAAAGATGCTCGCCGTCTTCCCGTGTGTGCTGAAGCCGGTCGCCGTCTTCAACAAGACGGATCCCATCGTCATCGGTGTGGACGTTGTCGAAGGGCAATTGAAGATAAACACGCCGATCGCCGCTGTCAAGTCAAATCCAGTCACTGGCGTCAAGGAGATTATCAGCATTGGCAGAGT TACTTCGATTGAGCGAGAGCACAAGCAGATCCCCGTCTGCAAAAAGGGTCAGCCGTCTGTGGCCGTCAAGATTGAAATGGGTGGTCATCAGCCGATGTACGGTCGACAgttggaggaggcggacaCACTATACAGTCTTATCTCCCGCGCCAGCATCAACTGCCTCAAGGAGTTCTATCGGAAGGACGTGTCCAACGACGAGTGGCAGCTTATCATCAAGCTGAAGCCCCTGTTTGACATAAATTAA
- the SSE1 gene encoding adenyl-nucleotide exchange factor sse1 (BUSCO:EOG092616YZ~EggNog:ENOG503NV9J~COG:O), with protein MSVVGVDFGTLKTVIAVARNRGVDVITNEVSNRATPSLVGFGPKSRYIGEAAKTQEISNLKNTISCIKRLAGRSFNDPDVTIEQQYVTAPLVDVNGQVGAEISYLGNKEKFTATQLVAMYLSKIKQTAAAELKLPVSDLCMSVPPWFTDVQRRALLDASEIAGLKLLRLMNDNTAAALGWGITKLDLPGPEERPRRVAFVDIGHSNYTCSIVEFKKGELAVKATAWDRNFGGRDFDKALVDHLAKEFKGKYKVDIYTHGRAMARTIAAAEKTKKILSANQQAPVNIESLMNDVDASAMVTRQEFEAMIEPLLNRTHHPLEQALAQAKLTKEDIDVIEIVGGGSRVPALKERIQEFFGKPLSFTVNADEAVARGCAFSCAILSPVFRVRDFAVQDIISYPIEFAWEKAPDIPDEDTSLTVFNKGNVLPSTKILTFYRKQPFDLEARYAKPEELPGKQNSWIGRFSVKGVKAEGKDEFMVCKLKARVNIHGVLNVETGYFVEDQEVEEEVKDDDKKEEGDKKDPEAMDTDNKDDAPKKTRKVKKQVRKGDLPISSGTASLDASAKTALAEKEAAMVMEDKLVADTEEKKNELEAYIYDLRAKLDDQYAEFASEDEKATMKQKLETAEDWLYDEGDDASKGVYVAKLEELRAMAGPVVQRHFEKVEAERRAVQERVEAEKAAKRAAEEEARKAAEAEKAAQGGDQEMKDAAEGDQAETDEAGNPN; from the exons ATGAGTGTCGTGG GTGTCGATTTCGGAACCCTCAAGACTGTCATTGCCGTCGCCAGGaaccgcggcgtcgacgtg ATCACCAATGAAGTTTCCAACCGAGCCACGCC GTCCCTGGTAGGCTTCGGCCCCAAGTCGCGCTATAtcggcgaggccgccaagaCGCAGGAGATTTCCAACCTCAAGAACACCATCAGCTGCATCAAACGCCTTGCCGGCCGCTCGTTCAACGACCCGGACGTCACCATCGAGCAGCAATATGTCACCGCTCCTCTCGTCGACGTCAATGGCCAGGTCGGCGCTGAGATCTCGTACCTCGGCAACAAGGAGAAGTTCACGGCGACCCAGCTTGTCGCCATGTATCTGAGCAAGATCAAGCAGactgcggccgccgagctcaagCTCCCCGTCTCCGACCTCTGCATGAGCGTGCCTCCGTGGTTCACCGACGTTCAGCGCCGTGCGCTGCTGGACGCCTCCGAGATCGCCGGCCTCAAGCTCCTGCGCCTCATGAACGacaacaccgccgccgctctcggcTGGGGCATCACCAAGCTTGACCTCCCAGGGCCCGAGGAGCGCCCTCGTCGGGTCGCCTTTGTCGACATTGGCCACAGCAACTACACCTGCTCCATCGTCGAGTTCAAGAAGGGTGAGCTTGCCGTCAAGGCTACCGCGTGGGACCGTAACTTTGGTGGCCGCGACTTCGACAAGGCTCTGGTCGACCACCTGGCCAAGGAGTTCAAGGGCAAGTACAAGGTTGACATTTACACCCACGGACGTGCCATGGCccgcaccatcgccgccgccgagaagacCAAGAAGATCCTGTCCGCCAACCAGCAGGCTCCCGTTAACATCGAATCTCTAATGAACGATGTTGACGCTTCCGCCATGGTCACCCGTCAGGAGTTCGAGGCTATGATTGAGCCTCTGCTGAACCGCACCCACCACCCTCTGGAGCAGGCCCTCGCGCAGGCCAAGCTTACCAAGGAGGATATTGACGTTATCGAGATTGTTGGTGGCGGCTCCCGCGTTCCCGCTCTCAAGGAGCGCATTCAGGAGTTCTTTGGAAAGCCTCTGTCCTTCACCGTgaacgccgacgaggccgttgcCCGTGGCTGTGCCTTCAGCTGCGCCATCCTCTCCCCCGTCTTCCGAGTTCGCGACTTTGCCGTCCAGGACATCATAAGCTACCCCATTGAGTTCGCCTGGGAGAAGGCTCCTGATATTCCCGACGAGGACACGAGCCTTACTGTATTCAACAAAGGCAACGTCTTGCCTTCCACCAAGATCCTTACTTTCTACCGCAAGCAACCgttcgacctcgaggcccgATACGCCAAGCCCGAGGAACTTCCCGGAAAGCAGAACTCCTGGATTGGCCGCTTCTCCgtcaagggcgtcaaggcAGAGGGCAAGGATGAGTTCATGGTCTGCAAACTCAAGGCTCGTGTTAATATTCACGGCGTCCTCAATGTCGAGACCGGCTACTTCGTCGAGGACCAGgaagtcgaggaagaggtcAAGGATGACGACAagaaggaagaaggcgacAAGAAGGATCCCGAA GCTATGGACACGGACAACAAGGACGACGCCCCTAAGAAGACCCGAAAGGTTAAGAAGCAGGTTCGCAAGGGCGATCTTCCCATTTCTAGCGGCACCGCTTCCCTGGACGCCAGCGCCAAGACGGCTttggcggagaaggaggctGCCATGGTCATGGAGGACAAGCTGGTTGCCGACaccgaggagaagaagaacgaGCTGGAAGCCTACATCTATGACCTCCGGGCGAAGTTGGACGACCAGTACGCCGAGTTtgccagcgaggacgagaaggcAACCATGAAGCAGAAGCTTGAAACCGCCGAG GACTGGCTGTATGAcgagggtgacgatgccTCCAAAGGTGTCTACGTTGccaagctggaggagcttCGCGCCATGGCTGGCCCTGTTGTCCAGCGTCACTTTGAGAAAGTTGAGGCCgagcgccgtgccgtccaggagcgcgtcgaggccgagaaggctGCCAAAAGAGCCGCTGAGGAAGAAGCTCGCAAGGCTGCTGAGGCTGAGAAGGCCGCCCAAGGAGGTGATCAGGAGATgaaggacgccgccgagggagaCCAAGCGGAGACCGACGAGGCTGGCAACCCGAATTAG